One part of the Odontesthes bonariensis isolate fOdoBon6 chromosome 15, fOdoBon6.hap1, whole genome shotgun sequence genome encodes these proteins:
- the sap130a gene encoding histone deacetylase complex subunit SAP130a isoform X1, translating into MKSRRLQVSDCNISLLLAKTASQQGPKQLKMSSQQFPRHGLAASSGGAPQIPAAANLVPVNQPSNASAGADGDSNREADHGQQDHLPTGGGGTLAFRDEKQETMVVRPYPQVQTHGQAQAAPQTVSIQPGTQVTVPATSVHLPQGQPAVLTEGQMKAVLKSPMPSRLIAPAPASNQAHIPIPSKVPSHITVTIESSIATTPSIPVATISGQQGHSSNLHHLMPANIQIIRGQLGAPAVPPQTFTSHLPRGAAAAAVMSSSKTVLRPATGASAGPGQPTVQHIIHQTIQSRPAVTTSTAVLPTVVAPISASRTQSPVISPTVTHSEVAHGRPALTIHPPPATVSIQRPQASRDTATRITLPSHPAIGAQKPQPPHTMAQKPIFSTVTPVVAATVAPIVATNTVPSTTTIGTVPHTQMTSSTIVTMAMASHSSHATAVTTSAIPVAKVVPQPIAHSSSRVQPEYPGERANLIPIPGHRSSPNPVTMEARNDNRPSVPVQFQYFLPAYSSSYPLTHTYTPISSSVSTIRQYPVTPQAPSSALPAQAGVGVATTVHLNHMQLMAVDRIGLPSAQISTQGIQTPPIAAQGIQPAQIGVQGLHTSAPIATQGIQQTPIVTQQQQQQTQSEAKPGVVLADGFVASPISSTFSTTQPVATMVQAHTQGGVGGAPTLVSSPRPSILRKKPANEACVRKNLITAQPSESSTGRIESGVRGAGSPRPAGVKPKAEVHMAVAPPVMATVEALPAQGGEQQAVASNHQHLAQAIPTMLATPGPVPPSQPSTVLSSLPAAMAVTPPVPASMANAVASPTQPAASSTAACAASSTCSDLKIKQEIETMDTSQPDSNASLSSAPALTTQASTLNASATGDLIPGASPRKKPRKQQHVISNEESEMVETNSTDEEKTPGRPITGRAERRESPPREYVDEEGVRYVPVRPRPPVTLLRHYRNPWKAAYHHFQRYSDIRVKEEKKGTLQDMANQRGVACRAQGWKIHLCAAQLRQLSSLEHDVYSRLSTLQEGLIPKKRAGADDDLHRINELIQGNMQRCKLVMDQVTEARDTMMKVLDHKEKVLKLLNKNGTVKKSSKLKRKERA; encoded by the exons ATGAAAAGCAGGCGGCTTCAGGTTAGCGACTGTAACATTAGCTTGCTGCTAGCAAAGACAGCTAGCCAACAAG GTCCGAAACAGTTAAAAATGAGCTCACAGCAATTCCCCCGTCACGGTTTGGCTGCTTCTAGCGGGGGAGCACCTCAGATCCCTGCTGCAGCAAACCTGGTACCTGTCAACCAGCCATCAAACGCTTCAG CTGGTGCAGATGGAGACAGCAATCGTGAAGCTGACCATGGTCAACAGGATCATCTGCCTACGGGGGGTGGGGGAACCTTGGCATTCAGGGATGAGAAACAGGAGACCATGGTAGTCAGACCTTACCCCCAAGTACAGACGCATGGGCAGGCACAAGCTGCTCCCCAAACTGTGTCCATACAGCCTGGCACACAGGTGACTGTACCTGCCACGTCTGTCCACCTCCCACAGGGTCAGCCTGCAGTCCTCACCGAGGGGCAGATGAAG gcTGTCCTAAAGTCACCAATGCCAAGTCGTCTAATTGCTCCAGCACCAGCTTCCAACCAGGCTCATATACCCATACCTTCCAAGGTTCCAAGCCACATTACTGTCACGATTGAGAGTAGTATAGCCACCACTCCCTCTATCCCCGTAGCAACCATCAGTGGGCAGCAG GGTCACTCCAGCAACTTGCACCACCTGATGCCAGCCAACATTCAGATCATTAGGGGGCAACTTGGggcccctgcagtacctccccAGACCTTCACATCACATTTACCTCGAG gggctgctgcagcagctgttaTGTCCAGCTCCAAAACAGTCTTGCGGCCAGCCACCGGAGCAAGTGCAGGTCCTGGCCAGCCCACAGTGCAGCACATCATCCACCAGACTATTCAG TCCCGCCCTGCTGTAACAACCTCAACAGCTGTGCTTCCAACTGTGGTGGCCCCTATTTCTGCAAGTAGAACTCAGTCTCCAGTTATCAGTCCAACAGTCACTCACTCTGAGGTTGCGCATGG GCGTCCAGCGCTGACTATTCACCCCCCACCTGCGACTGTCAGCATTCAGAGGCCTCAGGCATCCCGTGACACTGCCACACGGATCACTCTGCCATCACACCCTGCAATTGGAGCTCAAAAGCCACAGCCTCCGCACACCATGGCACAG AAGCCTATCTTTAGTACTGTGACACCAGTAGTTGCAGCAACTGTGGCACCGATTGTTGCCACAAACACTGTGCCATCAACCACCACAATAG GCACTGTGCCACATACCCAAATGACCAGTAGCACTATTGTCACCATGGCAATGGCGTCACACTCTTCTCATGCCACGGCAGTGACCACCTCTGCTATCCCTGTTG CTAAAGTGGTCCCTCAGCCTATCGCCCACTCTTCATCCCGCGTTCAGCCTGAATACCCAGGAGAGAGAGCCAACCTCATCCCCATCCCAGGCCACAGGTCCTCTCCTAACCCCGTCACCATGGAAGCCAGAAATGATAACAG GCCTTCTGTACCAGTtcagttccagtattttttgCCGGCATATTCGTCATCATACCCTCTGACCCACACTTACACCCCCATCAGCAGCTCTGTCTCCACCATCCGTCAGTATCCAG TGACCCCTCAAGCTCCGAGTTCAGCACTGCCCGCTCAGGCTGGAGTGGGCGTGGCTACTACCGTCCACCTAAACCACATGCAGCTGATGGCTGTGGATCGGATTGGTCTTCCTTCTGCTCAAATCAGCACCCAGGGGATCCAGACGCCCCCGATTGCTGCGCAGGGCATACAGCCTGCACAGATAGGAGTTCAGGGCCTGCATACATCTGCGCCAATCGCCACACAAGGAATACAACAGACACCAATAGtcactcagcagcagcagcaacaaacgcAGTCTGAAGCAAAACCTG GAGTTGTGTTGGCTGATGGATTTGTAGCGAGCCCCATTAGCAGCACATTCAGCACGACGCAGCCAGTAGCCACCATGGTGCAGGCCCACACCCAGGGAGGAGTAGGAGGGGCTCCAACGCTGGTTTCCTCGCCTCGACCCAGCATCCTCCGCAAGAAGCCTGCTAATGAAGC GTGTGTTCGTAAGAACCTGATCACTGCCCAACCCAGTGAATCCAGCACCGGCAGAATTGAGAGTGGTGTAAGAGGAGCTGGATCTCCCAGGCCAGCAGG TGTAAAACCCAAGGCTGAAGTGCACATGGCAGTGGCCCCTCCAGTCATGGCTACAGTAGAAGCATTGCCTGCTCAGGGAGGAGAGCAGCAGGCTGTGGCTTCAAACCATCAACACCTGGCCCAAGCCATCCCCACCATGCTCGCCACACCAGGCCCTGTGCCTCCCTCCCAGCCCTCCACTGTTCTCTCATCCCTGCCTGCAGCCATGGCTGTGACCCCTCCTGTTCCTGCTTCAATGGCCAACGCTGTTGCTTCCCCCACTCAGCCTGCAGCCAGTAGCACTGCAGCATGTGCTGCTAGTTCCACCTGCTCAGATTTGAAAATCAAGCAGGAGATTGAGACAATGGACACCTCCCAGCCAG ATTCCAATGCAAGTCTGTCATCAGCACCGGCCCTCACCACCCAGGCTTCCACACTAAACGCCTCTGCGACGGGAGATCTGATCCCTGGGGCATCCCCGAGGAAGAAGCCTCGCAAACAGCAGCATGTTATCTCAAATGAGGAGAGTGAAATGGTTGAAACCAACAGCACAGATGAGGAGAAGACCCCGGGAAGGCCCATCACTGGCAGGGCAGAAAGACGGGAATCTCCACCAAGGGAATATGTTG ATGAAGAAGGAGTGCGATATGTGCCGGTCCGGCCCCGCCCACCCGTTACCCTCCTGCGTCACTATCGCAACCCTTGGAAGGCTGCTTATCACCACTTCCAGAGGTACAGCGACATTCGGGTAAAAG AGGAGAAGAAGGGCACCTTACAGGATATGGCCAATCAGAGAGGCGTGGCGTGCAGAGCACAAGGCTGGAAAATTCACTTGTGCGCTGCACAACTCAGACAGTTG TCAAGCTTGGAGCATGATGTGTACAGCCGCCTCTCCACTCTCCAAGAGGGCCTCATTCCAAAGAAGAGAGCAGGCGCAGACGATGATCTTCACCGAATCAACGAGCTCATACAG GGTAACATGCAGCGCTGTAAGCTGGTGATGGACCAAGTGACTGAGGCCAGAGACACCATGATGAAAGTGCTCGACCACAAAGAGAAAGTGCTGAAGCTGCTCAACAAGAACGGCACCGTCAAGAAGTCCTCCAAACTGAAGCGTAAAGAACGGGCATAA
- the sap130a gene encoding histone deacetylase complex subunit SAP130a isoform X2, translating into MQSAESHFGPKQLKMSSQQFPRHGLAASSGGAPQIPAAANLVPVNQPSNASAGADGDSNREADHGQQDHLPTGGGGTLAFRDEKQETMVVRPYPQVQTHGQAQAAPQTVSIQPGTQVTVPATSVHLPQGQPAVLTEGQMKAVLKSPMPSRLIAPAPASNQAHIPIPSKVPSHITVTIESSIATTPSIPVATISGQQGHSSNLHHLMPANIQIIRGQLGAPAVPPQTFTSHLPRGAAAAAVMSSSKTVLRPATGASAGPGQPTVQHIIHQTIQSRPAVTTSTAVLPTVVAPISASRTQSPVISPTVTHSEVAHGRPALTIHPPPATVSIQRPQASRDTATRITLPSHPAIGAQKPQPPHTMAQKPIFSTVTPVVAATVAPIVATNTVPSTTTIGTVPHTQMTSSTIVTMAMASHSSHATAVTTSAIPVAKVVPQPIAHSSSRVQPEYPGERANLIPIPGHRSSPNPVTMEARNDNRPSVPVQFQYFLPAYSSSYPLTHTYTPISSSVSTIRQYPVTPQAPSSALPAQAGVGVATTVHLNHMQLMAVDRIGLPSAQISTQGIQTPPIAAQGIQPAQIGVQGLHTSAPIATQGIQQTPIVTQQQQQQTQSEAKPGVVLADGFVASPISSTFSTTQPVATMVQAHTQGGVGGAPTLVSSPRPSILRKKPANEACVRKNLITAQPSESSTGRIESGVRGAGSPRPAGVKPKAEVHMAVAPPVMATVEALPAQGGEQQAVASNHQHLAQAIPTMLATPGPVPPSQPSTVLSSLPAAMAVTPPVPASMANAVASPTQPAASSTAACAASSTCSDLKIKQEIETMDTSQPDSNASLSSAPALTTQASTLNASATGDLIPGASPRKKPRKQQHVISNEESEMVETNSTDEEKTPGRPITGRAERRESPPREYVDEEGVRYVPVRPRPPVTLLRHYRNPWKAAYHHFQRYSDIRVKEEKKGTLQDMANQRGVACRAQGWKIHLCAAQLRQLSSLEHDVYSRLSTLQEGLIPKKRAGADDDLHRINELIQGNMQRCKLVMDQVTEARDTMMKVLDHKEKVLKLLNKNGTVKKSSKLKRKERA; encoded by the exons ATGCAGTCAGCTGAGAGTCATTTTG GTCCGAAACAGTTAAAAATGAGCTCACAGCAATTCCCCCGTCACGGTTTGGCTGCTTCTAGCGGGGGAGCACCTCAGATCCCTGCTGCAGCAAACCTGGTACCTGTCAACCAGCCATCAAACGCTTCAG CTGGTGCAGATGGAGACAGCAATCGTGAAGCTGACCATGGTCAACAGGATCATCTGCCTACGGGGGGTGGGGGAACCTTGGCATTCAGGGATGAGAAACAGGAGACCATGGTAGTCAGACCTTACCCCCAAGTACAGACGCATGGGCAGGCACAAGCTGCTCCCCAAACTGTGTCCATACAGCCTGGCACACAGGTGACTGTACCTGCCACGTCTGTCCACCTCCCACAGGGTCAGCCTGCAGTCCTCACCGAGGGGCAGATGAAG gcTGTCCTAAAGTCACCAATGCCAAGTCGTCTAATTGCTCCAGCACCAGCTTCCAACCAGGCTCATATACCCATACCTTCCAAGGTTCCAAGCCACATTACTGTCACGATTGAGAGTAGTATAGCCACCACTCCCTCTATCCCCGTAGCAACCATCAGTGGGCAGCAG GGTCACTCCAGCAACTTGCACCACCTGATGCCAGCCAACATTCAGATCATTAGGGGGCAACTTGGggcccctgcagtacctccccAGACCTTCACATCACATTTACCTCGAG gggctgctgcagcagctgttaTGTCCAGCTCCAAAACAGTCTTGCGGCCAGCCACCGGAGCAAGTGCAGGTCCTGGCCAGCCCACAGTGCAGCACATCATCCACCAGACTATTCAG TCCCGCCCTGCTGTAACAACCTCAACAGCTGTGCTTCCAACTGTGGTGGCCCCTATTTCTGCAAGTAGAACTCAGTCTCCAGTTATCAGTCCAACAGTCACTCACTCTGAGGTTGCGCATGG GCGTCCAGCGCTGACTATTCACCCCCCACCTGCGACTGTCAGCATTCAGAGGCCTCAGGCATCCCGTGACACTGCCACACGGATCACTCTGCCATCACACCCTGCAATTGGAGCTCAAAAGCCACAGCCTCCGCACACCATGGCACAG AAGCCTATCTTTAGTACTGTGACACCAGTAGTTGCAGCAACTGTGGCACCGATTGTTGCCACAAACACTGTGCCATCAACCACCACAATAG GCACTGTGCCACATACCCAAATGACCAGTAGCACTATTGTCACCATGGCAATGGCGTCACACTCTTCTCATGCCACGGCAGTGACCACCTCTGCTATCCCTGTTG CTAAAGTGGTCCCTCAGCCTATCGCCCACTCTTCATCCCGCGTTCAGCCTGAATACCCAGGAGAGAGAGCCAACCTCATCCCCATCCCAGGCCACAGGTCCTCTCCTAACCCCGTCACCATGGAAGCCAGAAATGATAACAG GCCTTCTGTACCAGTtcagttccagtattttttgCCGGCATATTCGTCATCATACCCTCTGACCCACACTTACACCCCCATCAGCAGCTCTGTCTCCACCATCCGTCAGTATCCAG TGACCCCTCAAGCTCCGAGTTCAGCACTGCCCGCTCAGGCTGGAGTGGGCGTGGCTACTACCGTCCACCTAAACCACATGCAGCTGATGGCTGTGGATCGGATTGGTCTTCCTTCTGCTCAAATCAGCACCCAGGGGATCCAGACGCCCCCGATTGCTGCGCAGGGCATACAGCCTGCACAGATAGGAGTTCAGGGCCTGCATACATCTGCGCCAATCGCCACACAAGGAATACAACAGACACCAATAGtcactcagcagcagcagcaacaaacgcAGTCTGAAGCAAAACCTG GAGTTGTGTTGGCTGATGGATTTGTAGCGAGCCCCATTAGCAGCACATTCAGCACGACGCAGCCAGTAGCCACCATGGTGCAGGCCCACACCCAGGGAGGAGTAGGAGGGGCTCCAACGCTGGTTTCCTCGCCTCGACCCAGCATCCTCCGCAAGAAGCCTGCTAATGAAGC GTGTGTTCGTAAGAACCTGATCACTGCCCAACCCAGTGAATCCAGCACCGGCAGAATTGAGAGTGGTGTAAGAGGAGCTGGATCTCCCAGGCCAGCAGG TGTAAAACCCAAGGCTGAAGTGCACATGGCAGTGGCCCCTCCAGTCATGGCTACAGTAGAAGCATTGCCTGCTCAGGGAGGAGAGCAGCAGGCTGTGGCTTCAAACCATCAACACCTGGCCCAAGCCATCCCCACCATGCTCGCCACACCAGGCCCTGTGCCTCCCTCCCAGCCCTCCACTGTTCTCTCATCCCTGCCTGCAGCCATGGCTGTGACCCCTCCTGTTCCTGCTTCAATGGCCAACGCTGTTGCTTCCCCCACTCAGCCTGCAGCCAGTAGCACTGCAGCATGTGCTGCTAGTTCCACCTGCTCAGATTTGAAAATCAAGCAGGAGATTGAGACAATGGACACCTCCCAGCCAG ATTCCAATGCAAGTCTGTCATCAGCACCGGCCCTCACCACCCAGGCTTCCACACTAAACGCCTCTGCGACGGGAGATCTGATCCCTGGGGCATCCCCGAGGAAGAAGCCTCGCAAACAGCAGCATGTTATCTCAAATGAGGAGAGTGAAATGGTTGAAACCAACAGCACAGATGAGGAGAAGACCCCGGGAAGGCCCATCACTGGCAGGGCAGAAAGACGGGAATCTCCACCAAGGGAATATGTTG ATGAAGAAGGAGTGCGATATGTGCCGGTCCGGCCCCGCCCACCCGTTACCCTCCTGCGTCACTATCGCAACCCTTGGAAGGCTGCTTATCACCACTTCCAGAGGTACAGCGACATTCGGGTAAAAG AGGAGAAGAAGGGCACCTTACAGGATATGGCCAATCAGAGAGGCGTGGCGTGCAGAGCACAAGGCTGGAAAATTCACTTGTGCGCTGCACAACTCAGACAGTTG TCAAGCTTGGAGCATGATGTGTACAGCCGCCTCTCCACTCTCCAAGAGGGCCTCATTCCAAAGAAGAGAGCAGGCGCAGACGATGATCTTCACCGAATCAACGAGCTCATACAG GGTAACATGCAGCGCTGTAAGCTGGTGATGGACCAAGTGACTGAGGCCAGAGACACCATGATGAAAGTGCTCGACCACAAAGAGAAAGTGCTGAAGCTGCTCAACAAGAACGGCACCGTCAAGAAGTCCTCCAAACTGAAGCGTAAAGAACGGGCATAA
- the sap130a gene encoding histone deacetylase complex subunit SAP130a isoform X3: MSSQQFPRHGLAASSGGAPQIPAAANLVPVNQPSNASAGADGDSNREADHGQQDHLPTGGGGTLAFRDEKQETMVVRPYPQVQTHGQAQAAPQTVSIQPGTQVTVPATSVHLPQGQPAVLTEGQMKAVLKSPMPSRLIAPAPASNQAHIPIPSKVPSHITVTIESSIATTPSIPVATISGQQGHSSNLHHLMPANIQIIRGQLGAPAVPPQTFTSHLPRGAAAAAVMSSSKTVLRPATGASAGPGQPTVQHIIHQTIQSRPAVTTSTAVLPTVVAPISASRTQSPVISPTVTHSEVAHGRPALTIHPPPATVSIQRPQASRDTATRITLPSHPAIGAQKPQPPHTMAQKPIFSTVTPVVAATVAPIVATNTVPSTTTIGTVPHTQMTSSTIVTMAMASHSSHATAVTTSAIPVAKVVPQPIAHSSSRVQPEYPGERANLIPIPGHRSSPNPVTMEARNDNRPSVPVQFQYFLPAYSSSYPLTHTYTPISSSVSTIRQYPVTPQAPSSALPAQAGVGVATTVHLNHMQLMAVDRIGLPSAQISTQGIQTPPIAAQGIQPAQIGVQGLHTSAPIATQGIQQTPIVTQQQQQQTQSEAKPGVVLADGFVASPISSTFSTTQPVATMVQAHTQGGVGGAPTLVSSPRPSILRKKPANEACVRKNLITAQPSESSTGRIESGVRGAGSPRPAGVKPKAEVHMAVAPPVMATVEALPAQGGEQQAVASNHQHLAQAIPTMLATPGPVPPSQPSTVLSSLPAAMAVTPPVPASMANAVASPTQPAASSTAACAASSTCSDLKIKQEIETMDTSQPDSNASLSSAPALTTQASTLNASATGDLIPGASPRKKPRKQQHVISNEESEMVETNSTDEEKTPGRPITGRAERRESPPREYVDEEGVRYVPVRPRPPVTLLRHYRNPWKAAYHHFQRYSDIRVKEEKKGTLQDMANQRGVACRAQGWKIHLCAAQLRQLSSLEHDVYSRLSTLQEGLIPKKRAGADDDLHRINELIQGNMQRCKLVMDQVTEARDTMMKVLDHKEKVLKLLNKNGTVKKSSKLKRKERA; the protein is encoded by the exons ATGAGCTCACAGCAATTCCCCCGTCACGGTTTGGCTGCTTCTAGCGGGGGAGCACCTCAGATCCCTGCTGCAGCAAACCTGGTACCTGTCAACCAGCCATCAAACGCTTCAG CTGGTGCAGATGGAGACAGCAATCGTGAAGCTGACCATGGTCAACAGGATCATCTGCCTACGGGGGGTGGGGGAACCTTGGCATTCAGGGATGAGAAACAGGAGACCATGGTAGTCAGACCTTACCCCCAAGTACAGACGCATGGGCAGGCACAAGCTGCTCCCCAAACTGTGTCCATACAGCCTGGCACACAGGTGACTGTACCTGCCACGTCTGTCCACCTCCCACAGGGTCAGCCTGCAGTCCTCACCGAGGGGCAGATGAAG gcTGTCCTAAAGTCACCAATGCCAAGTCGTCTAATTGCTCCAGCACCAGCTTCCAACCAGGCTCATATACCCATACCTTCCAAGGTTCCAAGCCACATTACTGTCACGATTGAGAGTAGTATAGCCACCACTCCCTCTATCCCCGTAGCAACCATCAGTGGGCAGCAG GGTCACTCCAGCAACTTGCACCACCTGATGCCAGCCAACATTCAGATCATTAGGGGGCAACTTGGggcccctgcagtacctccccAGACCTTCACATCACATTTACCTCGAG gggctgctgcagcagctgttaTGTCCAGCTCCAAAACAGTCTTGCGGCCAGCCACCGGAGCAAGTGCAGGTCCTGGCCAGCCCACAGTGCAGCACATCATCCACCAGACTATTCAG TCCCGCCCTGCTGTAACAACCTCAACAGCTGTGCTTCCAACTGTGGTGGCCCCTATTTCTGCAAGTAGAACTCAGTCTCCAGTTATCAGTCCAACAGTCACTCACTCTGAGGTTGCGCATGG GCGTCCAGCGCTGACTATTCACCCCCCACCTGCGACTGTCAGCATTCAGAGGCCTCAGGCATCCCGTGACACTGCCACACGGATCACTCTGCCATCACACCCTGCAATTGGAGCTCAAAAGCCACAGCCTCCGCACACCATGGCACAG AAGCCTATCTTTAGTACTGTGACACCAGTAGTTGCAGCAACTGTGGCACCGATTGTTGCCACAAACACTGTGCCATCAACCACCACAATAG GCACTGTGCCACATACCCAAATGACCAGTAGCACTATTGTCACCATGGCAATGGCGTCACACTCTTCTCATGCCACGGCAGTGACCACCTCTGCTATCCCTGTTG CTAAAGTGGTCCCTCAGCCTATCGCCCACTCTTCATCCCGCGTTCAGCCTGAATACCCAGGAGAGAGAGCCAACCTCATCCCCATCCCAGGCCACAGGTCCTCTCCTAACCCCGTCACCATGGAAGCCAGAAATGATAACAG GCCTTCTGTACCAGTtcagttccagtattttttgCCGGCATATTCGTCATCATACCCTCTGACCCACACTTACACCCCCATCAGCAGCTCTGTCTCCACCATCCGTCAGTATCCAG TGACCCCTCAAGCTCCGAGTTCAGCACTGCCCGCTCAGGCTGGAGTGGGCGTGGCTACTACCGTCCACCTAAACCACATGCAGCTGATGGCTGTGGATCGGATTGGTCTTCCTTCTGCTCAAATCAGCACCCAGGGGATCCAGACGCCCCCGATTGCTGCGCAGGGCATACAGCCTGCACAGATAGGAGTTCAGGGCCTGCATACATCTGCGCCAATCGCCACACAAGGAATACAACAGACACCAATAGtcactcagcagcagcagcaacaaacgcAGTCTGAAGCAAAACCTG GAGTTGTGTTGGCTGATGGATTTGTAGCGAGCCCCATTAGCAGCACATTCAGCACGACGCAGCCAGTAGCCACCATGGTGCAGGCCCACACCCAGGGAGGAGTAGGAGGGGCTCCAACGCTGGTTTCCTCGCCTCGACCCAGCATCCTCCGCAAGAAGCCTGCTAATGAAGC GTGTGTTCGTAAGAACCTGATCACTGCCCAACCCAGTGAATCCAGCACCGGCAGAATTGAGAGTGGTGTAAGAGGAGCTGGATCTCCCAGGCCAGCAGG TGTAAAACCCAAGGCTGAAGTGCACATGGCAGTGGCCCCTCCAGTCATGGCTACAGTAGAAGCATTGCCTGCTCAGGGAGGAGAGCAGCAGGCTGTGGCTTCAAACCATCAACACCTGGCCCAAGCCATCCCCACCATGCTCGCCACACCAGGCCCTGTGCCTCCCTCCCAGCCCTCCACTGTTCTCTCATCCCTGCCTGCAGCCATGGCTGTGACCCCTCCTGTTCCTGCTTCAATGGCCAACGCTGTTGCTTCCCCCACTCAGCCTGCAGCCAGTAGCACTGCAGCATGTGCTGCTAGTTCCACCTGCTCAGATTTGAAAATCAAGCAGGAGATTGAGACAATGGACACCTCCCAGCCAG ATTCCAATGCAAGTCTGTCATCAGCACCGGCCCTCACCACCCAGGCTTCCACACTAAACGCCTCTGCGACGGGAGATCTGATCCCTGGGGCATCCCCGAGGAAGAAGCCTCGCAAACAGCAGCATGTTATCTCAAATGAGGAGAGTGAAATGGTTGAAACCAACAGCACAGATGAGGAGAAGACCCCGGGAAGGCCCATCACTGGCAGGGCAGAAAGACGGGAATCTCCACCAAGGGAATATGTTG ATGAAGAAGGAGTGCGATATGTGCCGGTCCGGCCCCGCCCACCCGTTACCCTCCTGCGTCACTATCGCAACCCTTGGAAGGCTGCTTATCACCACTTCCAGAGGTACAGCGACATTCGGGTAAAAG AGGAGAAGAAGGGCACCTTACAGGATATGGCCAATCAGAGAGGCGTGGCGTGCAGAGCACAAGGCTGGAAAATTCACTTGTGCGCTGCACAACTCAGACAGTTG TCAAGCTTGGAGCATGATGTGTACAGCCGCCTCTCCACTCTCCAAGAGGGCCTCATTCCAAAGAAGAGAGCAGGCGCAGACGATGATCTTCACCGAATCAACGAGCTCATACAG GGTAACATGCAGCGCTGTAAGCTGGTGATGGACCAAGTGACTGAGGCCAGAGACACCATGATGAAAGTGCTCGACCACAAAGAGAAAGTGCTGAAGCTGCTCAACAAGAACGGCACCGTCAAGAAGTCCTCCAAACTGAAGCGTAAAGAACGGGCATAA